TAATGCACCTTATAAATCTTTTATTATACTATTGTCTTCATTGAAAAACATATATACATTACCTATAATTTCCATTAAAATTTTAAAATGAAGATTATTTGTATTTAAAATCATTTAAGAAAGTTATTGCAACATTATATCATGTTTTCTAAAATAAATTAAATTATTTTATGAAAAAAAATATTAAGGTTAAAATTAAATATTAATTTATATTTTAAATTAATGTATTATCTCTTTAATATAATTTAAAAGAAATATTATAGTAAATAAATTAGAGGCATGACATGACCCAAGTAACAGTGCTAATACCTGCTTATAATGAAGAAATATCCCTAGGAAGTATTGTACTCAGCGCTAAAAAGTATGCAGATACAATAATAGTGGTTGATGACGGTAGCAGCGATAGAACATCAGAAATAGCCAGACTTGCAGGGGCTGAAGTAATAAAACACCCTTTAAATCAGGGTAAAGGTGCAGCACTTAGAACAGGTTTTAAAGCCATCAAATCCTTAGGTCTTGGGGCAGGAAAATCAGATATTATTGTCACAATGGATTCTGATGGACAGCATAATCCTGAAGAGATACCCAAAATTATAAGGCCTATTGAAGATGGAGAAGCAGATATAGTAAATGGCAGTCGTTACATTGAAGGTAAAGAGAAAAATACACCTATTTACAGGAGATTTGGTCAAACTGTACTGGATACAGCTACTAATGTAGGTAGTGGTATTCCCATTACTGATAGTCAAAGTGGTTTTCGAGCATTTGCCGCTTCTACGGTGCCTACTTTTAGATTTAGTTGTGCAGATTTTGGTATTGAAAGTGAAATGTTAATAGATGCTGCAAATGCAGGACTCAAAATAAAAGAAGTTAAAATTGGAGTAAGGTACGATGTAGATAGTTCCACAAAAAATCCATTATTTCACGGTCTGGAAGTCTTAGTAAACATTTTAAATGATATAGAGTTCCAAAGACCGTTAGTTTATTTCACATTACCTGGAGGTATAATCATTATCATAGGTTTAATGCTAGGCCTTGCTTTCTTTAGAGATTATGTTACAGGTTTAAGTACAAATTTAGCCGCTACAATATTATCAATTCTACTCACGCTGGGAGGGGCATTTTTAGCACTTACTGGCATAATTTTAGATTCAATGTCTAGAATGATAAATAAAATGCAAAACAAACCCTCAATTAACATAATTCACCCCGATGAAACTAACTTTAAATCCACTATTAAAGATCAAAAATAAAATTATGGTCAAAATCATATATCCTCTTTTTTTAATTCTATATTCTCCTAAATTAGAATAATCAGTAAATTATAACTTAAAAAGAAGCGTATAACTCATTATTTCATTTAAAATTCTATTATTTGAATTAAATGGGTTTATAAATAATTTTTTATTTAAAATAATAAACTATAATTAATTGTAATCTAATAGAAATTTAAGCTAATCTAAGTTGGTATAAAAAATGGACATGCGCATATTTATTCTAAGTTCTGGAAATTATGGAACACGAATTGTAAATAATATTGCTAAAATGAACTTTGCTTCATCAATAGTAGGTATAAATGAAATTCCTGAAGATTTACCTGAATTCATTGATGATGTAGAAGAATTTGTTCCTGAAAACCTTCCTGAAGCAGATTTAATACTTTCTTTAGGATTATATGGAGATATAAATATGATTTTACCATTTGTTGCATCTGAAACTGGAGCAAAATCAATTATTGTTCCCATACATGATCCTAAACAAATTCCTGCTGGTCTTCAAAGAGAAATAGAAAATGAAATTAAAGATGCTAAAATTGTGTTTCCAAAACCTTTCTGCTCACTTAAACCCGTTGGAGATGAATATATAGATAAATTTGCTTCAGTTTTTGGTAAACCATTGCTTGAAATTAAAGCAGATGAACTTATAAAAAGCGTTGAAGTTAAAAGAGGCGCTCCCTGCGGTTCAACATGGTTTGTAGCAGAAAAGTTAATAAATATCCCTGTAAACGAAGCAGAATTTGAATCAGGTAAATTTTATCATAATTATCCATGTTTAGCTTCTATGGCTACAGATCCTCAAGTAGGAGATACTATACTTCACCTTGCAGGTTATAAAATAAAGGAAGCTGTAAAAAAAGAGCTTGGATTTGCAGCAAAATCTGCAGTTGTAGATGAAAGTATATGTGAAGGTGGCGATAATTGCGACCACATATGTTTTAATGTGTGCCCTAATGTAAAAATAGGGGATAAAACAATTGTAATAAAAGAAAATGGGAAAGTTAAAGTTGATGCAGCATCTTGTGGGTGCTGCGATATATGTGTTTTAAAATGTCCATTTGGAGCAATTGAAATTGAGGAAAATGTTAAATTAAAATAAAAAAAATAGAGTGAACAAAATGGAAGGAAAAGTAATATTTATAGGTGCAGGGCCTGGAGACCCTGAACTTTTAACAATAAAGGGTAAAAATGCATTAGAAATATCTGAAATTATCATTTATGCCGGATCACTTGTTAATAAAGAAATTTTAAGTTATGCTAAAGAAAATACAGAAATTTACAACAGTGCTTCCATGAATCTTGATGAGATATTAAGTATAATGGAAAAAGAAACATCTAACGGGAAAATTATTGCAAGAGTGCACACTGGTGATCCATCCATATATGGGGCAATTGGTGAGCAGATACAATTTTTAAGGGATAAAAACATCCATTTTGAAATAATTCCTGGTGTTAGTTCATTATTTGCAACTGCTGCTGCACTTGAATCTGAATTAACTTTACCTGAAGTTTCTCAAACTGTCATTATAACAAGACCTGAAGGTAGAACCCCTAAACCCCAATTAGAAGCTATTTCTAATCTTGCAGAACATAATGCAACCATGTGTATATTTTTAGGAGTTCATATGATAAAAGAGGTTGTTGGTGATCTTTTAAGCCATTATTCTCCAGATACACCTGTTGCAGTTGTTAAAAAAGCTTCATGGCATGATGAGATGATTATTAAAGGAACATTAGAAAATATTGCAGATAAGGTTAGGGAAGCAAAAATAGAAAAAACAGCAATGATTGTGGTAGGTAAAGTTCTTGATCCTGGAAATATTACTCCATCCAAGCTTTATGACTCTAAATTCACTCATGAATACCGTAAAGCAATTTAATAAATATATTATTTTGAATTGACACTTTTTGAAAAATATTTAGAATAATCATAAAAACTGAGTTATATGGACAGAATAAAAAAATGGTGGGAAAAACAGTCTAATACTGATAAAGCAGTATATGGATTAAGCGCATTTTGTGTAGGGGCATTAATATTCATTGCAATAACTGGATCATTTGTTCCAGATATTACTTACAGCTCATTAGATACAAATAATGCACAGATAAGTAATTCTACCACTGAATTTATAGTAAAAGGTCAAACTGAACCTAATGCTCAAGTTTTTATTAGTGATCCTGATTTAAGATTAAATAAAACACCTGTTAAAGTTAATAGTAACGGTAGTTTTGAATATAAGCTTACAATTCCCATTGAAATTTCTGATACTAGTGTTTCTGTAATTTCAAAGGCACCACGCAAGTATGAGGTTTCCCACGATGTTGAAATACAACGTCCATTAACCTATCTTTCAATTAAACCCATTGGAAAGCTTGATTATGAAAATAAAATTGTTGAACTTGAAGGCCAAAGCGATCCTAATGCCTCCATTTGTATAATTTCAAATATGACCCTAAGAAACAATCTTGATCTGGAAAGTTATATAGATACAGCCTTTGATGATCCTGTAATTAACAATATTACCCTAAAAGCAGATTCTAATGGGCATTTCAAATATAAATTTTATGTGCCTTTAAATTCAACCTCTGTCTATTTCAGTATAACTGCTGGAACCGTTGGAAAAAGAAATATTACACAAATCCAAAATATAACACGGGAATTTGAAGTATTCCCTCCTATTACATCAATTTTTGATATAAATGAAGTTTCAAACAAATCAAAAATGAAAAATTTCACTGGAAAAGGATTTTCTATTAGTTATCCTTCAGTTTGGCAAAAAAGATCATATAAAAACGCTGGAAAAGATGCCAGGCTTTATTTAATTTATGGAAATAGTGTTGAATGCATCGTATGGTACGGTAAAATAGGGAGAGAGTTTGGTAATTCTCTGGAAGAATATAAAAAGACTCAAGATAGTTATATACGTGCATGGTGGGGTGGAACTGAAGTTTTTGAACAAAATATCAGTTACGGTGATGTAAAAGGTTTTAGAATTGTGTATAAATGTCAGCAAAACCCTGTATTTTCTAATGATATTCCTTCACCATTTTATATTGATAGAACAACTGTTACTAAAAACAATGTAGATGTTTATGAGCTTCAATTGATGGTTTCAGGAGATTATTATGAAAAAAATGATTATTTCATTGAAAACACTGTAGGGAGCTTTCTGCTTAAATAAAATCACTCAAAAACAAATATTATACAATAATTTATTGTTAATTTAAAATTTATTTTATAATTAAACAACGATAAGTTTTACATAATCAATTTTTCGGCTGGTTTGAAATTTTTTTGATAATTTCTTAGTTCTATTTGCGTCTCCTTCTAAAATAAAAAGTTCTAGGCAGGCATTATCCTTTAAGTGGCTGTGTATTTGAGTGTTGATAATATCTTCAAAATCATGCTTTATTTCTGTTACCTTATCTTCAGCTTCCTGTTTATGAATAAGTACAAGTATGGAATTAATTTCACCTTCTAATTCTTCTTTTTCTTTATTATCAAAAATTAACAGTCTTGCACTTGCTCTAATTACATCAGATCTTCCTGAAAATCCGATTTCATCCTTTATTTTATCAATTTCTTCCAGTAATTTTTCATTTAAGGATATACTGATAATAGGCATGTTATATACTAAGTTAATAATTCATTATAAAGATTTTGTTAAAATTTATTAAGAAAATATTTAAGTATTAATAAAAACTAAATAGAGTATAACTAATAGAAAAAATAGGTGTATCATGGAAAAAAGAAGAATAATAATCATTTTTGCACTTATTATAGGCATTTTGCTTTTAGGATCGGTTATATATTATGCATCACCAAGTAAATCTGCTTCAAACGAAGGTAAAATCAGTTTAATTGTAACTGTACCTCCACAAGCTGAATTTGCAGAAAAAATTGGTGGAGATAAAGTTAAAGTAACTGTAATGGTTCCTCCTGGTGCAAATCCCCACACATATGAACCATTACCTGAACAACTTAAAGAAGTAAGCAATGCTCAAATATATGCTCAAGTAGGCTCTGGTATTGAATTTGAAAATGTTTGGATGGAAAAAATAAACAGTATGAATAAAAATATAGTAATTATAAACTGTTCTAACGGAATTACTTTCATATCCAACAATGAAACCAGTTCAGAGCACTCTGAAGGCTTAAAAAATCAGTATGATACGCATGTATGGGTTTCCCCAAAAAATGCCAAGACAATTGTAGAAAACATCTATAAAACTCTTGTTCAAATAGATCCTGCAAATAGGGATTATTACACCTCTAATAAAGACAAATATCTGAAGGAACTAGACAATACTGATAAAAAAATTAATGAATCCATTTCTGGAAACAAAAATAGGATAATAATGGTTTATCATCCCTCATGGGGTTATTTCTGCAGAGATTATGGTCTTACCCAAGTAGCTATTGAAAAAAATGGAAAAGAACCTAGCCCACAAGAAATTGCAACTCTAATAGACATTGCCCAGAAAGATAATATAAAAATAATATTTATTTCGCCTCAGTTTAGTAGGAAAAGCGCAGATATGATTGCCTCTGAAATTGGAGGACAAGTAATAGTTATAGATGACATGGATAAAAATTATATATCTAATTTAAATAACGTTGCAGAAGCATTTAAAAAAGCATTGAATTAATTTAATGATTTATTTAAATCCAGGTGTTTATATATGACTGCGGAAGCTCTTAATTTAAATGGAGTTTATGTTAATTTGAATAATATACCTATTCTTGAAGATATAAACCTTTCAGTTAATGAAAATGATTTCATTGCCATAATTGGTCCAAATGGTGGTGGAAAAACTACTCTTTTAAAAGCAGTTTTAGGATTAACTAAATTATATAAAGGAAATATAAAAGTTTTTGGTAAAAATCCAAGTGACGGGCGAAAATTTATCGGTTATCTTCCCCAACATCCTTTTTTTGACCATAGTTTTCCTATTAATGTGTATGATGTAGCTTTAATGGGACGATACAGGGGTTTATTTAAAAATTATGAAAATAGAGATAAAAAAGCTGTTGATAACGCTTTAAATGCTGTAGAAATGTTTGAATTTAAGGATAGGCAGATAAGTGAGTTATCAGGAGGGCAGCTTCAAAGAGTGTTTATTGCAAGAGCCATTGCTAGAGAGCCAAAGTTACTTTTACTTGATGAACCTACTGCAAGTGTTGATCCTGAAATGCAAAGATCTTTTTATGACCTTTTATCATCTCTAAAGGATAAAATGACCATAATACTTATAACCCATGATGTAGGTGTGGTTTCATCCTATGTGGATAAGATTGCATGTCTTAATATGAAATTATTTTATCATGGGCATCCTGAAGACTCTGCAAGCGGGATTGAAGCTGCATATCACTGCCCTATAGAATTAATTGGTCATGGCGTTCCTCATAGGGTGTTTAAAAAGCATTGAATAAAAAATATAATGATTCATGGATGTTTCCAATGTTTGAATTTCTTCAATATGGATTTATGCAAAATGCATTTATTGCCGCTGTTTTAGTCAGTGTAGCTTGCGGAATGGTTGGTACATATGTTGTTGTTAAAAAAATTGTTTCAATTAGTGGTGCAATTTCACATGCAGCTTTTGGCGGTATTGGTTTAGGTTATTTAATTGGAATAAATCCCATTGTCGCTGCTATTCCCTTCAGCCTGTTAACTGCAGTAAGCATTGGATTAATTAATGAAAGGGTTAAAATTAGTGAAGATACTGCTATTGGAATTTTATGGAGTGTTGGAATGGCTTTGGGTGTTATATTTATTAGTTTAAGCCCAGGATACGCTCCAGATCTATTTAGCTATTTATTTGGAAGTATTCTTACAGTTCCCTACTTTGATCTTACACTAATGTTTATTTTAGATCTTATAATTCTGTCTACTATTTTATTATTTCACAAAGAGTTTCTTGCAATCTCCTTTGATGAAGAATTTTCTAAAGTAGTTGGAGTTCCATCAGAAAGCCTGTATATTCTCCTTTTATGTCTTGTTGCCCTTAGTGTAGTTGTACTCATTAAAGTTGTGGGAGTTATACTCGTTATTGCTCTTTTAAGCATTCCTGCAGCCATAAGTAAACAATTTACATATAAAATAAAAAATATAATGGTTTTATCTATAATTTTAGGAATAATACTTACATTTACAGGTTTATGGTTATCTTTCGTGTTTGATTTAGCTTCAGGGGCAACAATAGTAATTGTTTTAGGATTAGCATTTTTAATTTCTATCTTTTTAAAAAAATATTGGTAGCCTCTCCATTACTAATTTGAATATCTGGTTAATATTCCCTTAAGTTCAATTTGTAATTATTGAATTTTGTGATAGTATTCACAAGGGAGGGATTAAAACATTATTTGTATGTGACATTAAGCTATATGTAGGACTAAAAAAGTCCCAGGTGAAAGTTTGGATAATTATCCTTCTTATTAGTTTTTTTATTCTCTCTTTCACCTCCTTTATGCCCTTAAGATATCTATACCCTTCTTTTTAATGATTAGATAATTATCTTGTTTTAATTCTCATTTTATAAAATTCAAATAAATCTATATAAAATAAATTACAAAATAAACAACATGAAGAATAAAATGCTTTTTTCATGTATTTCACTTTTAATTATATTGTCTATCCCTTCAGCTGTATTTGCAGATGTAATAGAACCTGGCACAAAACAGGTTGGTTTAACTTATAAAATTTCCAATATCCAAAATTATCCTGATTATATTTTTTTAGCTCATGGGACCCCAGCACCAGAATATGCATTACTAAATTCCAGTGAATTTAGTTTCTATAAGTTAAGTACCTTCTCAATATATGCTATTAAAAAATCTGATTTTAATGAAAATGAACTGAAGAGTATGGATACTTCAGAGATTGACAATTTCTTCAAAAATGATCCTCGTGTTATAAAATCAAAGATTATGCTTGAAGGGAGTTATGGAACAGTTGGAATGAGTAATCCTCTTGAAAATGCTACAGTAATTCTGGAGATAACCTCTTTAAATGGAAATAATTTAGAAATTAAAAAATCCAAAGTAGTGTATGCATATATTGACGGGTCAACACAAGAAGAAAGTATCAGCGAACAAAATAATTTACCAGAGCCTTCTAAAAACAACATGTCTTTTTGGATCTATCCATTATTCTTTATTCTAATTCCAGTTTTAGCCATCATCGCCATTGTTCTAATTATTATAGCAAGGAAGTATAAATAAAAATTATGATAAATTATTTTTGGGCATGGATTCTTACCATTATTATAGAATTTTTCATTTTATGGCTATTTATTAAAAAACAAACTTTAGAATTACTTCTTTATTCTATACTTATAAATTCACTTACACTTCCTTTAGCCACATACAGCTACCAAAACATACTCAATAACATTTATATCATTGAATTAACAGTTATATTGCTAGAAAGTTTATTAATCATGATCTTACTTCAAATAAAATATAAAAAAGCCTTTTTAATTTCTATTACTGCTAACACTGCTACTGCATTAACTGGTTTTTTGATATTTGCATTAAATTAAAAATAAGATATTAATTGATGTCTTAGCTCCAGGGCGCTAATATCAATATGAAAAATATAGATTCTACAGTAAAATGCAGTGCTCTATGCTGTAAATGATTCATCTTACTGCCTGAAAGCTCATGATATAAATCCACTACCATATGAATTAAAGCTGCCAATATTCCTATTTCAATGGATAAAAATACTACCGAAAGAACCACAAAATGAAACATTGCTTCAAGGAATTCATGAATAATCCAGAGTCTAATGTTAGATGCTACATTTCTTTTGATTATACCTGCAAATACTATGTAAAAATCTGCAAGAAGGCTCCACATTATTTTGCTGTGAATTTCATCACTAATAGCGAGAACCACTGCAATATAAAACCATAACATCTCCATTAATATCACCGTTTTAAAGGAATAAGTTTACTAAATTTTTTTATATAATTTCATTTAAACTACTATTTTTAAAGCTACATTTAAATTATAATTCTGTTATATATATTAATTGAATTACTGAATTTCTTAAGTTTATATAGTCAATTAATTTAACACATACTATATTAATCTTACTTGTTCTTAAATTTATATAGAGGAGACATAAGATGACTAACGATATTCCAAAGGACTATGATCATAAAAAAGAAACCCATTGGCAAAATAAATGGCAAAACGACAACACATACAAGTTCATAGGTGACGGAACAAAACCTAATTACATTATTGATACACCTCCACCATACCCTACAGGCGCTACCCACATGGGACACGTCCTAAATTGGACTTATATTGATATAATTGCAAGATTTAAAAGAATGCAAGATTATGATGTGCTTTTTCCCCAAGGATGGGACTGTCATGGACTTCCTACTGAAGTTAAAGTTGAAGAAACTCATAATATCAAAAAAGGCGATGTTCGACGGGATAAATTTAGGGAAATGTGTGTAGAGCTTACAAGTCAAAATATTAAGCAGATGAAAGCCCAGATGTTATCTCTTGGTTTCTCACAGGACTGGTCACGGGAATTTGTAACCATGACTCCTGAATATATGAAACGTACACAGCTTTCTTTTTTAAAAATGCATGAAGAAGGGCTTATTTACAGGGGAATTCATCCAGTAAACTGGTGTCCAAGATGT
This portion of the Methanobacterium sp. genome encodes:
- a CDS encoding glycosyltransferase family 2 protein → MTQVTVLIPAYNEEISLGSIVLSAKKYADTIIVVDDGSSDRTSEIARLAGAEVIKHPLNQGKGAALRTGFKAIKSLGLGAGKSDIIVTMDSDGQHNPEEIPKIIRPIEDGEADIVNGSRYIEGKEKNTPIYRRFGQTVLDTATNVGSGIPITDSQSGFRAFAASTVPTFRFSCADFGIESEMLIDAANAGLKIKEVKIGVRYDVDSSTKNPLFHGLEVLVNILNDIEFQRPLVYFTLPGGIIIIIGLMLGLAFFRDYVTGLSTNLAATILSILLTLGGAFLALTGIILDSMSRMINKMQNKPSINIIHPDETNFKSTIKDQK
- a CDS encoding thymidylate synthase encodes the protein MRIFILSSGNYGTRIVNNIAKMNFASSIVGINEIPEDLPEFIDDVEEFVPENLPEADLILSLGLYGDINMILPFVASETGAKSIIVPIHDPKQIPAGLQREIENEIKDAKIVFPKPFCSLKPVGDEYIDKFASVFGKPLLEIKADELIKSVEVKRGAPCGSTWFVAEKLINIPVNEAEFESGKFYHNYPCLASMATDPQVGDTILHLAGYKIKEAVKKELGFAAKSAVVDESICEGGDNCDHICFNVCPNVKIGDKTIVIKENGKVKVDAASCGCCDICVLKCPFGAIEIEENVKLK
- the cobM gene encoding precorrin-4 C(11)-methyltransferase: MEGKVIFIGAGPGDPELLTIKGKNALEISEIIIYAGSLVNKEILSYAKENTEIYNSASMNLDEILSIMEKETSNGKIIARVHTGDPSIYGAIGEQIQFLRDKNIHFEIIPGVSSLFATAAALESELTLPEVSQTVIITRPEGRTPKPQLEAISNLAEHNATMCIFLGVHMIKEVVGDLLSHYSPDTPVAVVKKASWHDEMIIKGTLENIADKVREAKIEKTAMIVVGKVLDPGNITPSKLYDSKFTHEYRKAI
- a CDS encoding CopG family ribbon-helix-helix protein, which codes for MPIISISLNEKLLEEIDKIKDEIGFSGRSDVIRASARLLIFDNKEKEELEGEINSILVLIHKQEAEDKVTEIKHDFEDIINTQIHSHLKDNACLELFILEGDANRTKKLSKKFQTSRKIDYVKLIVV
- a CDS encoding zinc ABC transporter substrate-binding protein; translated protein: MEKRRIIIIFALIIGILLLGSVIYYASPSKSASNEGKISLIVTVPPQAEFAEKIGGDKVKVTVMVPPGANPHTYEPLPEQLKEVSNAQIYAQVGSGIEFENVWMEKINSMNKNIVIINCSNGITFISNNETSSEHSEGLKNQYDTHVWVSPKNAKTIVENIYKTLVQIDPANRDYYTSNKDKYLKELDNTDKKINESISGNKNRIIMVYHPSWGYFCRDYGLTQVAIEKNGKEPSPQEIATLIDIAQKDNIKIIFISPQFSRKSADMIASEIGGQVIVIDDMDKNYISNLNNVAEAFKKALN
- a CDS encoding ABC transporter ATP-binding protein, which encodes MTAEALNLNGVYVNLNNIPILEDINLSVNENDFIAIIGPNGGGKTTLLKAVLGLTKLYKGNIKVFGKNPSDGRKFIGYLPQHPFFDHSFPINVYDVALMGRYRGLFKNYENRDKKAVDNALNAVEMFEFKDRQISELSGGQLQRVFIARAIAREPKLLLLDEPTASVDPEMQRSFYDLLSSLKDKMTIILITHDVGVVSSYVDKIACLNMKLFYHGHPEDSASGIEAAYHCPIELIGHGVPHRVFKKH
- a CDS encoding metal ABC transporter permease is translated as MFEFLQYGFMQNAFIAAVLVSVACGMVGTYVVVKKIVSISGAISHAAFGGIGLGYLIGINPIVAAIPFSLLTAVSIGLINERVKISEDTAIGILWSVGMALGVIFISLSPGYAPDLFSYLFGSILTVPYFDLTLMFILDLIILSTILLFHKEFLAISFDEEFSKVVGVPSESLYILLLCLVALSVVVLIKVVGVILVIALLSIPAAISKQFTYKIKNIMVLSIILGIILTFTGLWLSFVFDLASGATIVIVLGLAFLISIFLKKYW